GCCGCGACCAGTTTTTAGCACTATCTTTAACAATCTCATAAGCTATTTTGATAGCAGAATGTCCAGTCCATTCATAGGCTTCCTTCAAAAAGTCACGGTAAAAATTACGAAAGAGCGCTCCGCCAGTGCCCGCACTTTTCATCAGCAGAGCAGACATTGCAAATTCCTTTTGAATATCTTTAGATTGTTTAAACCATTTGATGATTTCTCTGCTTGCTTTTTCAATTCCTTTGTAACCCAAATTTTTAATAGGAGGGTTAAGATAAGTTTCGCTATTATGACAGACAGCTTTCAAAATAGCTGTCTCAATCGGAATCAAAGCAGTTTCTTTTTCAAAAATATAATACTTGTTTCGAGATGACATGGGACCTTTTTCGTTTCTTGCTAAGGCTAGACTTTCAAGGGAAGTTATAGTTTTTGTTCCTTGCTGTTTAGTGTCAACAAGGTAAACCTTTTTATCATCATAGCCAAGCATCGCAACATGATGAGCAGCAAAATGTATAGGATTTGAAAAATAATCCAAATGATAGCAGTCTAGTTTTAATCCTACAGCCTTATTGTTGTCAATCAGTGATTTTACGGTTTTCCAAGCTTTATTTTTTGAATTTGTTTCGTTCGTTATTAGCTTTATTCCAAGGTTTTTGCTTAAATTCACTGTCAGCAAATCAGGTTTAATTCGTCCGCCAATAAAAGGGAAATCAAGTGTTTTCATGTTGAAAATAGCAAACCCTAGTCCTTCGCCAAGTCCAAAAATCATCGGTTCACTGAGATAAATGCTTAGTTGAGTAAGCAGGGTGCCTATTGTTGTGCTTTCACAATGTTGTCCAATAAAGGGCTGGGTGTTTGTTATTACTGTCATGGCTAATTCCTTAGTG
This region of Streptococcus mutans genomic DNA includes:
- a CDS encoding BtrH N-terminal domain-containing protein, producing MTVITNTQPFIGQHCESTTIGTLLTQLSIYLSEPMIFGLGEGLGFAIFNMKTLDFPFIGGRIKPDLLTVNLSKNLGIKLITNETNSKNKAWKTVKSLIDNNKAVGLKLDCYHLDYFSNPIHFAAHHVAMLGYDDKKVYLVDTKQQGTKTITSLESLALARNEKGPMSSRNKYYIFEKETALIPIETAILKAVCHNSETYLNPPIKNLGYKGIEKASREIIKWFKQSKDIQKEFAMSALLMKSAGTGGALFRNFYRDFLKEAYEWTGHSAIKIAYEIVKDSAKNWSRLVLLFEKTGKTGDIQYVLEASKLLKDLSLQEKEGMQLLNSIKQM